One Streptomyces sp. 840.1 genomic window, ACGATCAGCAGCAGGGCCGCCTCAGCGCCGTGCTCACGGTCGTCATCAACTTCTGCTTCGTGCTGATCGCGCTGTTCAAGGGCAAGGCGCGGATGGCGGTGGTGGGCACTCTCGTCCCGTTCGTCGCCCTCATCGGGGCGATCCGCCTCGCCCGGCCCACCTCCACGTGGGCGAAGCGGTTCTACCGCAACCGGCACCGGGCCCGCTCCCGCGCGGTGCTGCGCGCCTACCACCACGACGTCCGCTGGGCCGGCCCGCGCCGCAGGTTTCAGGACCTGATCGGCGGCGCGCCCGACCGGGTCCCGGCGCCCACGCCCAAACCCTGACGGCGGCGCAGCCTGCGCCGGTCCCGGCGGCCCGAGACCGCGCACAGGAGGAGGGCCGCCACGATGGCCGCCAGATGCTCCTTGCCCGCCAGGTTGTCCTTGACGGCCACCTCGGCCACCATCGCCGCGATCACCACCGCTCCGGTGAACCGGGCGCGGTGGACGTGGCAGAGGTAGACCGCGAGGGCGACCACCGCCGCCGAGGGGCCGGTGTCCACGACCAGGGCGTCGGAGGCGGGCAGCCCGAGGAACCCGTCGGGGCCGACCGCGACCCCGATCCGCGCGTACAGCGTCCCGGCCAGCGTCGCGACGTACGCGATCAGCAGCGTCCGCCACCGGCCCAGGCAGATCTCGGCGATCCCGAACACCAGCAGCAACTGCGCCAGCGCGCCCCAGACCGGCAGATCGAGCGCGGGCACGAACAGCGACAGCGGGGTACGCAGCAGAGCCACCCAGAGCGGATCCTCGGCCCGCACCGAACCGAGCGTCTGCACCGGGCCGAAGCCCCAGGACCGGTTCTGCACCACCTGGAGCACCGCGGTGAGACCGACCGCCGTCAGTGTCATCGGGACGGCCCGCAGCCGGTCGGCGGCGAGTGCGGCCCGTACGGTCGCCCACAGCGGACCCCACTCCCGGCGGGCGGCCCGGCCCAGGGCGCGCACGGGTCTCATCCACGCGGTCCGAGGTGCGAGCGGTGCAGCCACTTGGGCAGACCGGGCGCCTCCAGGAACCCTTCGGCGCGTCCCGCGGCGATGCCGATGCGCAGCAGGTCGGAGCTCTTCTCGAAGAGCATGAAGCGCGGTTCCCAGATCGGCCGGTACTTGGCGTTGGCGCGGTAGAGCGATTCGATCTGCCACCAGCGCGAGAAGAAGCTGAGCAGGGACCGCCAGAGTCTGAGCACCGGCCCGGCGCCGAGCCGGGAGCCGCGCTCGAAGACCGAGCGGAACATCGCGAAGTTCAGCGAGACCTGGGTGACGCCGATCTCCTCGGCCCGCTGCAGGAGTTCGATGACCATGAACTCCATCAGGCCGTTCTCGGCGTCCCGGTCACGGCGCATCAGGTCGAGCGAGAGGCCGTTCGGGCCCCAGGGGACGAAGCTCAGCACGGCGCGCAGCTCGCCCCGCCCGCCCTCCTCGGGAGCCGTGTCGCGGCATTCGAGCATCACGCAGCGGCCGTCGGCCGGGTCGCCGAGGCGGCCGAGCGCCATCGAGAAGCCGCGTTCGGTGGCCCCGTCGCGCCAGTCGTCGGCCCGGCGCACCAGCTCGGCCATCTCGTCCTCGGGGATCTCCTGGTGCCGGCGTACCGTCACGTCGTAGCCGGCCCGTTTGACCCGGTTGTACGCCTGGCGGACGGTGCGCATCGCCCGTCCCTCCAGGGTGAACTCGGCGGTCTCCACGATCGCTTCGTCCCCGAGCTCCAGGGCGTCGAGCCCGTGCCGGGCGTAGACGGTGCCGCCCTCCTCGCTCACGCCCATCGCGGCCGGGGTCCAGCCGTGCTCGCGGGCCTCGGCCAGCCAGGGGCCGATCGCCCCGGGCCAGGCCTCCGGATCGCCGATCGGGTCACCGGAGGCCAGCGAGACCCCGCCGACGACCCGGTAGGTGACGGCCGCCTTCCCGGTCGGGGACCAGATGACGCTCTTCTCGCGGCGCAGCGCGAAGTACCCGAGCGAGTCCCGGTCGCCGTGCTTGTCGAGCAGGACGCGCAGCGCCTCCTCGTCCTGCGGGCTGATCGGGTCGACGGCCCGGCGGGAGCGGAAGGCGGCGTAGACGACGGCGATCAGCAGCAGCGTGGACATGATGTTGATCACGACGTTGACCCAGCCGGGCGTGGTGATGCCGGGGAACCGGGTGTCGTTGTCCGCGACGGACACCAGCCGCAGCGCCCCGTAGCGCCAGCGGTCCAGGAACGTCGAACGGGACTCGTCGTGCGCGGTGTTGGTGGCGGCGACCAGGGCCGCCGCGATGAGCGAGGTGACCAGCAGCCCGACGACCGCGACCAGCGCGGCCAGCTTCGGATTGGACCGGTCGCCCTTGGCGTAGAACTCGCGCCGGCCGAGGGCCAGCGCGAGGACGAAGGAGGCGGTCAGCGCCAGCGAGATCCAGTTCTGCGGGTACCGGCGGATCTCCGGGAAGCCGATCACCGCGGCGAAGAGCAGCAGCGTGAGCCCGCTCAGCACCATGTTGACGATCCACGCGGCGCGTTTGCGCCGCCGCATGGTGACCGCGAGGAAGAGCGCCACCACCCCGGACGAGAAGCCCGCGGTGAGCAGGTAGGGCGTGAAGTAGTTCTCGGTGTTGTGGCGCCGGAGGTCCTGTCCGAAGGTGACCCAGGCGGCGCTCAGGAAGTTGATGAACGACACGACACGCAGGTACCAGATGGCGAAGGCCGCGCTGCGTCGTGACCGGACCGTGCTCTGTGCCGGAACGGCGCCCCGCCCGGATTCCTCGCTGGCCAATCTGACCTCTCCCATGAAAAGCGATCATATGGGGCATCGCACTTCATAAGAGGCCACGTCGCGGCCGGTGTCCGGCGGCCGCAGCCGGGCCGGCCGGCTGCTTCCCGTCAGTTCCCGGCCGGTTCGCTCTCGTTGGCCCCTTCGCCGACGGCCGCCTTCCCGTCGTCGTCCCCGTCCCCCAGCTCTTCCTTCTCGTCGTCCTCGTCGGCGGCCGGTGCGCGCTCGGGCAGTTCCGCCGCCAGCGCGGCGGCAGCCTGCACGAACGGAAGTGCGAGCAATGCCCCGCTTCCTTCCCCGACCATGACGCCGTGGTCGAGCACCGGGTTGAGCGCCATCCGGTCCAGCGCCTTCGCCTGGGCCGGCTCCCCGCTGACGTGACCCGCCAGCCACCAGTCCGGCGCCCGGAACGCGGCCCGCTGGCCGACCAGGGCCGCGGCCGCCGAGACCACGCCGTCCAGGATCACCGGCAGCCGGCGCACCGCGCACTGCAGCAGGAAGCCGGTCATCGCCGCCAGGTCCGCGCCGCCCACCGCGGCCAGCAGCTCCAGCTGGTCGCCCAGGACCGGCCGGGCCCGGCGCAGCGCGTCCCGGACCGCCGCGCACTTGCGCATCCAGGCCAGGTCGTCGATGCCCGCGCCGCCGCGCCCGGTGACCACCGAGGCGTCGGTGCCGCACAGCGCCGCGATCAGGGTGGCCGCGGCCGTCGTGCCGCCCACGCTCAGATCGCCGAGCACCACCAGGTCCGTGCCCGAGTCGGCCTCCTCGTCGGCGATCGCCATACCGAGGCGCACCGCCCGTTCGGCCTCCTCGGCCGTCAGCGCGTCCTCGATGTCGATCCGGCCGCTGCCCCGCCGCACCCGGGTCCGCACCACGTGCTCCGGCAGCAGCTCCGGGTCGCAGTCCAGGCCGGCGTCGACGATCCGCACCGGTACGGAGAACCGGCGGGCCAGCACGGCGCCCGGCGTCGCACCGTCGAGTGCGGCCCGCACCAGCTCGTGCGCGCTGCCGGCCGCCCGGCCGGAGACGCCCAGCGCCGCCACCCCGTGATCACCGGCGAACAGCACCACACGCGGCTGCCCGATCGGCCTGACCGGAACGGCCTGCTGGGCGGCCGAGAGCCATTCACCCAGCTCGTCGAGGCGGCCGAGGGCGCCCGGCGGCACGGCGAAGCGCTCCCGGCGCTCCTCGGCGTCTCGCCGTACACCCCCGTCGGGGCGTTCGATCAGGTCGGAGAAGTCGTCCAGATTCACGGGGGTCTGCCTCGCGGGTCGATACGTCGTGTGGGCCGGGGAGCCCGGCCACAGCCCCTCAGAGCATGCCGGGTGACCTCCCCCTGCGGAACAGTACCCGCCACGATTTCCGGGCCCCTGCCGGTGCGCCGCCCCCGGCGCCGGCCGGATCCTCAGCCGCGCAGGGTCAGCGACTGCCCCGCCACCACCAGCAGCACCTGCTCGCACTCGGCGGCCACCGCCGCGTTCAGCCGGCCGAGCTCGTCCCTGAAGCGCCGCCCCGCGGCCGACGCGGGCACCACCCCGGAACCGGTCTCGTTGGTGACCGCGACGACGGTGCGCCGCGTCCCCCGGACGGCGGCCACGAGCTCCGCCGTCCGCTTGCGCAGGGTGCTCCGCCCGCCGCCCGCCCACGCCGTGTCGTCCCAGGCGTCCACCCGGTCCATCGCGTCCGTCAGCCAGAGCGAGAGGCAGTCGATCAGCAGCGGGGGCCCGTCCGAGGCCAGCAGTTCCGCCAGCTCGCAGGTCTCCTCGGTGCGCCAGGCCGCCGGTCTGCGCTCCCGGTGCAGCCCGATCCGCTCCGCCCACTCCGCGTCGCCGTCGCGGGAGCCGCCGGTCGCCACGTACACGACCTCCGGATAGGTCTCCAGGCGCCGCTCGGCCTCCACCGACTTCCCGGACCGCGCGCCGCCGGTGATCAGGGTGCGCCGGGGGATGTCCGGTGCCGCGCGGTAGCCGCCGACCGGGAGCGTCGTCCCGTCCGGCACGGCCCGCGCGCCGGCTGCCGCGAGCCTGCGGTCGAGCTCGGGGCCGGGCGGCGCGTCATGGTCCAGATGGACGGCGATCACCTCGGTGGCCGGCCCGATCGCGGCGACGGCCCGCAGCCGGGCCACCGCGTCGGGGCGCCCCACGACATCGCAGGCCACCAGATCGTACGGCTCCGCCATCCGGTCGGCGAGACCGGCCGGGGCGGCGCGCGGCGGCAGGTACAGCAGCCGCTCGCCCTCCGGCGCCGTCACCTCGTACCCGGTGCCCGGCGCGTCCATCGGCACGGCCCGCACCCGGTGCCCGCTGATCAGGGTCAGCTCCCGCCCGTCCGGCACCCGGCCCGCCGCGGGCAGCCCGGCGGGCAGCTCGACGGCGGGGCCGTCGTGCGGATGGGTGAGCAGCACCTGGCGTACGCCGCTGAGCGAGTGCCCCGCGCGGGCGGCGGCGAACACCGCCCCGGGGGTCAGGTCGAGCAGCAGCGCGTCGTCGACCAGCAGGGCGGTCGCCGCCCGGCTGCGCGTCCCCCGGGCGGTGGCGCAGGCGGCGCAGGGGCATTCGGGCCGAGGCAGCCCGTCGGGGGCTCCGGTGCCGAGCAGAGTCAGTTCCACGGTCCGATCCTCCCGCGTACCCGCGCCGGGTGCGCGACGTGGGGGTGACCGGAGGTGCCGGGGCCCCTTCCCGCGCTGGTCGTAAGCACTAGGCTGCCGTACGGAACAAATGGACCCAGGAGGCGGACATGGCGTGGACGTGGCGGTTCGAGAAGTCCGACGGCACGGAGACGGAGCCGGCCCTGCAGCCGGAGGAATTCACGACGCAGGGCGACGCGGAGTCCTGGATCGGTGAGTACTGGAAGGAACTCCTGGACGGCGGGGCGGCCCAGGTGACGCTCTTCGACGACGGAACGAAGATCTACGGCCCGATGAGCCTCCAGGCCGAGCAGCCCGAACCGGCCGAACAGCCCGAGCAGGCCGAGCAGAGCTGAGCCGGACGGCCGCCGCGCGCGCCCCTCGGGACGTGCCCGGCGGCCGCGCGGCCGCCGCGCGCGCCGCCTCTCAGATCTCGCCCAGGGTGACCTGCGCGGTCTTCTCCGCCTCGCTGCGCTGATACGTCACGGTCACCTTCTGGCCCGGCTTGTCCGAGGCCAGCGCCTCCGACAGGGACGTGATCGTGGTGACCGGCGTGCTCCCGATCTTGGTGATGATGTCCCCGGCCCGCAGACCGGCCTTGTCGGCCGCGCCGCCCTTCGAGACGCTGACGAGCGCGACCCCGGCCGGCTTGTAGCTGTTGTCGACGACCGTGCGGCCGGTGATGTCCAGCGCCGCCCGGCCCGAGTCGGTGACCTTGCCGCTCTTGATGATCTGGTCCGCGACCGTCTTCACCATCGAGACCGGGATCGCGAACCCGATGCCGGGCGCCGCGCTCCCGCCCAGCTGCGGATCGGTCGCCGCCAGCGTCGGGATGCCGACGACCTCGCTGTTCAGGTTGACCAGCGCGCCCCCGCTGTTGCCCGGGTTGATCGCGGCGGAGGTCTGCACCATGTTCGCGATGGTGGCCCCGGTGCCGCCGCCCGCGCTGCTCTCGCTGACGGTCCGGCCGAGCGCCGAGACGATGCCCTGGGTGACGCTGCTGGACAGTCCGAGCGGCGAGCCCATCGCCAGCACGATCTGCCCCACCGCGACCTTCTCCGAGTCGCCGAACTTCGCGGCCTTCAGCCCCTTGGGCACGTTGTCGAGCTTGATGACGGCGAGGTCCTGCTCGGGGTAGGCGGCGACCAGCGAGGCGCTCAGCACCTTCTCGCCGGTGGCCGAGCTGACCTTGAAGGTCTTCTCCTTGCCGACGACGTGGGCGTTGGTGACGATATGGCCCTTGGTGTCGTAGACGATGCCGGAGCCCAGGCTGTCCGACGCGTCGATCTGCACCACCGAGGGCAGCACGTTCTCGATGACCGACTGGTATTCGGCCTGGAGGTCGCCGGTGGCCTTGGAGGCCGAGCCCTGCTGGACCGTGCCGGACTTCGTCGCGTCGGGCGCGGAGGAGTTCGAGTTCGAGTCGGAGCAACCGCCGGCCAGCGCGATCGCACAGACACCTGCGGTCAGAGGCAGCAGCAGCCGGCGCGCACGGCTGCGGGAGTGAGTGGAATCCATGTCCGGATTATCACTTTTGGCCCCATTGGTGGCTCGTTGAGCGCACCCGATCAGTGGCTCGTCGAGCGCGCCCGCCCGAGCGCGGCCGGGGCGCGTTCTTCAGCCCCGTACTCCGCACAGGTGCAGCAGGGCCGCCACCCGGCGGTAGGGGTCCGTCCGGCCCGCCCGGTCCTCCGCCGCGAGCACCCGCTCCAGCTCGGCGGCCGGCGGCAGCGCCACGTCGTTGCGCACGTTGTCCGTGAAGACACGCACCCCGTACCAGGCATGCAGCGGCGCCGCGATCCCGGCGAGCGTCGCGGTGAGGGCGTCGAGCCGGTCCGCGCGTACGGACACCCCGAGCCGGTTGGTGTACCGGTCGGTGTCGAACGAGGCCAGCGCGGTGTCCCAGTCCCCGGCGGTCCCGGCCCGCATCGCCAGCGCGTCCGCGTTCCGTACGAGGAGGGACAGCAGGCCGCCGGGCGCGAGCATCCGGGCGAGCCCGGCCACCATGGCGTCGGGTGCCTGGACATACATCAGCACGCCGTGGCAGAGCACCACGTCGAAGCTGCCGGGCAGGAAGTGCACCCCGGTGTCCTGGCCGTTGCCCTCGATCAGCCGGACCCGCTCGCGGATTCCCTCGGGCTCGCCGGCGAGTGCCTCACGGGCGGTCCGCAGCATCCCGGCGTCCGACTCGAGCCCGGTCACGGTGTGGCCGGCCCGCGCGAGGCGCAGCGCCTGGGTGCCCTGGCCCGTGCCGACGTCCAGGATCCGCAGCCGCTGCCCGACCGGGAAGCGGGCCGCGATCTGCTCGTCCAGCTGCCGGGCGACCAGCTCCTGGCGCACGGTGTTGCGCAGGCCGCCGAGCCCCTCCAGCCAGGCCGACGCGGCCCCGGAGAACCCGGACGCGGCATCACCCGGCCGGCCGGCGGACGCACCGCCGGCCGCGCCGAAGAGATCCGTACTCAGGGCCGCTCTCCGCGCTTGACCTGCGGCTTGGGCAGTCGCAGTCGTCGCATCTGGAGCGTGCGCATCAGGCCGTAGGCGACCGCGCCGCGCTTGGGCGTATCGGGGAAGCGCTCGTTCAGCTGCTTGCGCAGCCGGAACGTCAGCCCGATCGAGTCGACGACGATCAGCACGATGACGCCGAGCCAGAGCAGCAGCGAGATGTTCTGGATGCCCCGCACCTGGATCACACTGAGAATCAGGATGATCACGGCGAGCGGCAGGAAGAACTCCGCGATGCAGAAGCGCGAGTCCACGAAGTCACGGACGAAGCGCCGCACCGGGCCCTTGTCGCGGGCCGGCAGATAGCGCTCGTCACCACTGGCGAGCGCCTCACGCTGCTTGGCCATGTCCACGCGGCGCGCCTCGCGCTGGCGCTTCATGGCCTCCTTGCGGTCGGTCGGCGCTCCACTGGAGGCACGACGGCGCTGCGTTTGGGCATCGCTGCGCTTGGGGGTGGGGCGACCTTTGGGGGCCTGCGGGTCGCGGGGCGTCTTGGAGAGGTCCGCCGTCACCTTGCCGGTGGGGGCCTTCTCTTCCTTGGAGCGGCTACGGAACACAAGGCCCAAGGGTACGGGGTCGATCGCGACGACCCCAGACCGGCCGGGAACGATCCGGCAACGGCCTGCGTCCCCAGCAGTGTGCGAGCGGGACGATTCGGGCGTTGTCAGCGGGGCGGCAGGGCCGTCGTCAACGGATTCCCCGACCTTCACCTACTCCCTGCGCCGGAGTGCCGGGCGGTGTCAGTCGTCCTTGGGGAGGACCACATCCTTGCTCGAACAGTGCGGTAATAGAGACAGGGCCCGTACTGTGGGTTCTGTTGGAGTGCTGGAGACCGGTTAAGTCAGAAGGGGGCGCGCGAAGCCCATGAGCGGTGTCATGAAGCGTATGGGGATGATCTTCCGCGCGAAGGCGAACAAGGCTCTTGACAGGGCCGAGGACCCGCGCGAGACCCTCGATTACTCGTACCAGAAGCAGCTGGAGCTGCTTCAGAAGGTGCGCCGCGGTGTCGCCGATGTGGCGACGTCGCGCAAGCGTCTGGAGCTGCAGCTGAACCAGCTGCAGGGCCAGACCTCGAAGCTGGAGGACCAGGGCCGCAAGGCGCTCGCGCTCGGTCGCGAGGACCTGGCCCGCGAGGCGCTGTCGCGCCGGGCGGCACTCCAGCAGCAGGTCACCGACCTGGAGACGCAGCACACCACGCTGCAGGGTGAGGAGGAGAAGCTCACCCTCGCGGCCCAGCGGCTGCAGGCCAAGGTCGACGCCTTCCGTACCAAGAAGGAGACGATCAAGGCCACCTACACGGCGGCCCAGGCGCAGACCCGGATCGGGGAGGCCTTCTCGGGCATCTCCGAGGAGATGGGCGATGTCGGCCTGGCGATCCAGCGGGCCGAGGACAAGACCCAGCAGCTCCAGGCCCGCGCCGGCGCGATCGACGAGCTGCTCGCCTCCGGCGCCCTGGACGACCCGACCGGCACGGCGAAGGACGACCTCACCGCCGAGCTGGACCGGATCTCCGGTGGTTCGGACGTGGAGCTGGAGCTGCAGCGCATGAAGGCCGAACTGGCCGGCGGCTCCTCCTCGCAGCAGGCCATCGAGGGCGGCCCGCAGGATGCCGCCCAGCAACAGCAGCAGGACCGGTCCCCGAACAAATTCGACAAGAACTAAGGCAGCGTCATGATCGTACGGATCATGGGGGAGGGCCAGGTACTCCTGGCCGACAGTCATCTCGCCGAGCTCAACGAGCTCGACAACGAACTGCTCGCCGAAATGGAGAGCGGCGACGGCCCCGGCTTCCGCTCCACTCTCCACGCGCTCCTCGCCAGGGTGCGCGAACTCGGCACGCCGTTGCCGGACGACTCCCTGGAGCCGTCCGAGCTGATCCTGCCGTCACCCGAGGCGACCCTCGAAGAGGTACGCGCCATGCTCCGCGACGACGGTCTGATTCCCGGCTGACTACCGGCAACTCCAGCACCCGCACCGACAGTGCCCCGCGCCCGGTCCGCCGGACGCGGGGCACAGTCGTGCGTACGCCCGTCACCCCGGCGCCCCTGCTCGGCGCAGGCCGGACGGATTTCCGCGCGACACGCCGTAACGTTGCTTGACGTGACCACCCTCGGAACCGGCGTGCTGCGCGTCCGGCACTGGCTGCGCGACCACCCGCTCGCGCCGGACGGAGCGCTCGCCCTGTGCGTGCTCACGTCCATGATCATCGGATCGTTCGCTGATCCGGGCTCGCACAACGGACCCACCTTCGGCACCCGCACGCCCGCCGCGAGCAGCGTGCTGCTGATGGTGCTGAGCGCCCTCGCCCTGGTGTGGCGCCGCCGCCATCCGATGGCGGTGCTCGTCGCCACCGGCGGACTGACGGTCGTCGAACTGGTGCTGGTGGACCCGCCCGCCCCGGTGGTGATGAGCGTGGTCATCGCCCTCTACACCATCGCCTCCCGCACCGACCGCCCCACCACCTGGCGGGCCGGGCTGCTCACGATGACCGCGCTCACCGCCGCCGCGATGCTCTTCGGGTCGGCGCCCTGGTACAGCCAGGAGAACTTCGGCGTCTTCGCCTGGACCGGAATGGCCGGCGCCGCGGGCGACGCGGTGCGCTCCAGGCGGGCGTTCGTCGACGCGATCCGGGAGCGCGCCGAACGGGCCGAGCGGACCCGCGAGGAAGAGGCCAGGCGCAGGGTGGCCGAGGAACGGCTGCGGATCGCCCGCGACCTCCACGACGTCGTCGCCCACCACATCGCCCTGGTCAACGTGCAGGCCGGGGTAGCGGCCCACGTCATGGACAAGCGCCCCGACCAGGCCAAGCAGGCGCTCGCCCACGTCCGCGAGGCGAGCCGCTCCGCGCTCAACGAACTCCGGGTCACCGTCGGGCTGCTGCGCCAGTCCGGCGACCCCGAGGCGCCGACCGAACCCGCCCCCGGCCTCGCGGTCCTGGACGAGCTGGTGAAGACCGTGCGCCGGGCCGGGCTGCCCGTCGAGGTGGCCTGCGCGGCCGACGGGAACCCGCCGCTGCCCGCCGCCGTGGACCTGGCCGCGTACCGGGTCATCCAGGAGGCGCTGACGAACGTCCGCAAGCACGCGGGTCCCGGTGCCAAGGCCGAGGTGAGCGTCGTACGGGTCGGGGCCACCGCCGAGGTCATGGTGCTCGACAACGGCCGCGGAAATCCGGACGGCAGGGACGACGGGGGCGGCCACGGCCTGCTCGGCATGCGGGAACGGGTCACGGCCCTGGGCGGCACCCTCAGCGCCGGACCCCGTTACGGCGGCGGATTCCGCGTCCATGCGATCCTGCCCGTCAAGGCCCTCCCCCAGCAGCCGGATCAACCGGACATGGCGGGCCGGACGGGGGAGAACGCATGACACCGGCCATCAAGGTCCTGCTCGCCGACGACCAGGCGCTGCTGCGCAGCGCGTTCCGGGTACTGGTCGACTCGGAGCCCGACATGACGGTGGTCGGTGAGGCCGCGGACGGTGCGCAGGCGGTGGAGCTGGCCCGCTCGACGCGTGCCGACGTGGTGCTGATGGACATCAGGATGCCCGGCACGGACGGGCTCACCGCGACCCGGATGATCAGCGCCGACCCGGATCTCGCGGACGTACGCGTGGTCATGCTCACCACCTTCGAGGTGGACGAGTACGTGGTCCAGTCGCTGCGGGCCGGCGCCTCGGGCTTCCTGGGCAAGGGGGCGGAGCCGGAGGAACTCCTCAACGCCATCCGGATCGCGGCGGGGGGCGAGGCGCTTCTCTCGCCGGCCGCGACCAAGGGGCTGATCGCCACGTTCCTCGCGCAGGGCGGCGGTTCGGCCGACGGGGGGCCGGGCGCGGCGGAGTACTCCGAGCGCCTTGCGGCCCTCACCACGCGGGAGCGCGAGGTGCTGGTCCTGGTCGCGGCCGGGCTCTCCAACGACGAGATCGCGGAGCGCCTGGTGGTCAGCCCGCTGACCGTCAAGACCCATGTGAACAGGGCGATGGCGAAGCTCGGTGCCAGGGACCGGGCCCAATTGGTGGTAATAGCCTACGAATCGGGCCTTGTCCGCCCCAGGGTGGAGTGAGGGTGCAGCCGCGGCGTACTCCAGCTGCGGTATGCGGGGGATAAGAAAGCGACCTGCGATTGACGCTTTGAGTCCCTGCGGTGGGCGATCGTATAAGTGGGCCGGGTCTGTCCCCGAGTTACCCGCCCACCTGCCGCGTAAGCCACAGAAGAGAGACCCAACCCATGTCCTGGCTGTCCAGATTCAGCCTCGCGCAAAGGGCCCTGATCGGGCTGATCTCGATCGTTGCGCTCGTGTTCGGAGCGATCGCGATCCCGCAGCTCAAGCAGCAGCTGCTGCCCACCATCGAACTCCCGATGGTGTCGGTGCTCGCCCCGTACCAGGGCGCGTCCCCCGATGTGGTCGAGAAGCAGGTCGTCGAACCGCTCGAGAACTCGATCAAAGCCGTCGACGGCGTCACCGGAATCACCTCCACCGCCAGCGAGGGCAACGCCGTCATCATGGCGTCCTTCGACTTCGGCGACGAGGGCACCAAGCAGCTCGTCGCGGACATCCAGCAGGCCGTGAACCGCGCCCGCGTCCAACTGCCCGACAGCGTCGACCCGCAGGTCATCGCCGGTTCGACGGACGACATCCCGACCGTCGTCCTCGCCGTCACCTCGGGCAAGGACCAGCAGGCCCTCGCCGACCAGCTGGACCGCACCGTCGTGCCCGCACTGGAGGACATCGACGGTGTCGGCCAGGTGTCCGTCGACGGTGTGCGGGACCTCCAGATCTCCGTCACCCCCGACGACAAGAAGCTCGCGGAAGCCGGTCTGAACGCGGGCTCGCTCTCCCAGGCACTCCAGTCCGGCGGCGCGACCGTCCCGGCCGGTTCCTTCTCCGAGTCGGGCAAGAGCCGCACCGTCCAGGTCGGCGGCGCCTTCACCTCGCTGAAGCAGATCGAGGACCTGCGGGTCATCGGCCAGGACCCGGCGACGGGCAAGCCCGGCCAGCCGGTCCGGGTCGGTGACATCGCGACGGTGAAGCAGGAGCCCGCCGCCGCGGACTCCATCACCCGTACCAACGGCAAGCCGAGCCTCGCCGTCATGGCCACGATGGACAAGGACGGCAGCGCCGTCGCCATCTCGGACGCGGTCAAGGACAAGCTCCCCGACCTGCGCAAGGACCTCGGCGCCGGCGCCGAGCTGACCGTCGTCTCCGACCAGGGGCCCGCGGTCTCCAAG contains:
- a CDS encoding PspA-associated protein PspAA, giving the protein MIVRIMGEGQVLLADSHLAELNELDNELLAEMESGDGPGFRSTLHALLARVRELGTPLPDDSLEPSELILPSPEATLEEVRAMLRDDGLIPG
- a CDS encoding sensor histidine kinase — its product is MTTLGTGVLRVRHWLRDHPLAPDGALALCVLTSMIIGSFADPGSHNGPTFGTRTPAASSVLLMVLSALALVWRRRHPMAVLVATGGLTVVELVLVDPPAPVVMSVVIALYTIASRTDRPTTWRAGLLTMTALTAAAMLFGSAPWYSQENFGVFAWTGMAGAAGDAVRSRRAFVDAIRERAERAERTREEEARRRVAEERLRIARDLHDVVAHHIALVNVQAGVAAHVMDKRPDQAKQALAHVREASRSALNELRVTVGLLRQSGDPEAPTEPAPGLAVLDELVKTVRRAGLPVEVACAADGNPPLPAAVDLAAYRVIQEALTNVRKHAGPGAKAEVSVVRVGATAEVMVLDNGRGNPDGRDDGGGHGLLGMRERVTALGGTLSAGPRYGGGFRVHAILPVKALPQQPDQPDMAGRTGENA
- a CDS encoding response regulator transcription factor — protein: MTPAIKVLLADDQALLRSAFRVLVDSEPDMTVVGEAADGAQAVELARSTRADVVLMDIRMPGTDGLTATRMISADPDLADVRVVMLTTFEVDEYVVQSLRAGASGFLGKGAEPEELLNAIRIAAGGEALLSPAATKGLIATFLAQGGGSADGGPGAAEYSERLAALTTREREVLVLVAAGLSNDEIAERLVVSPLTVKTHVNRAMAKLGARDRAQLVVIAYESGLVRPRVE